The Microcella sp. genome includes the window CCGCGCCGATCACCGCACCGAAGTACATCACCGACTCACCCCCCGACACCGTCGGAATCGCCACCGGCAGCGCTTCGGCGAGGGTCTCGGCGTTGAACAGCGCCCCGATGAGCGGGTTGATGACGGCGTTGACGATCGAGGTGACGACCGCGGTGAAGGCTGCGCCGATGACGACGGCGACCGCGAGGTCGATGACGTTGCCGCGAACGATGAACTCTTTGAATCCCTTGAGCATGCGACGATGCTACGTCGTGAGGGCTACGTCGCGGCGGCCGGCGCGGGCGACGACGTGGTCGTCGATGATGCACCGGATGCTGAGCTCGCGGCCTTCTCGCCCGAGCTCTTCGAGCTCGACTCGCTCGAGGTCTTCTCGCCCGACGACTTCTTGTCAGACCCCGCCCGGCTGTCGGTGCGGTAGAAGCCCGAGCCGTTGAACGTGACGCCGATGGCAGAGAAGACCTTGCGCAGCCTGCCCTCGCACGAGGGGCATTCGGTCAACGAGTCGTCGGTGAAGGCCTGCTGAATGTCGAACGCCACCGAGCACTCGGTGCAGCGGTACGAATACGTGGGCATGGGGTGACCTCCACCCTCCAGAATACGATGCGGAAGGGCATCCCCCTGACCGGCCGCGACTACGCCGAGAAGCGCACGATCGC containing:
- a CDS encoding FmdB family zinc ribbon protein, producing MPTYSYRCTECSVAFDIQQAFTDDSLTECPSCEGRLRKVFSAIGVTFNGSGFYRTDSRAGSDKKSSGEKTSSESSSKSSGEKAASSASGASSTTTSSPAPAAAT
- the mscL gene encoding large conductance mechanosensitive channel protein MscL, with the translated sequence MLKGFKEFIVRGNVIDLAVAVVIGAAFTAVVTSIVNAVINPLIGALFNAETLAEALPVAIPTVSGGESVMYFGAVIGAVLNFLIVAAVVYFALVVPINHLKRHAEQRRRAGEPVVDEAAAPTELELLAEIRDLLAKRDGATP